The region caacagaaacagactaatacagtatctctACAACTAGGCTtgatttgctgttgttgcttgtttcattttgctgaatttattgcaCAGTGTCTCAACcacggcactactgacatttgggccagataattctctgttgtggggagCCTCTCCTATGCATTGTGGGGTGTTTAGTGGTACCCAGGAGATGCCaatgctaccaccaccaccccaagttgtgacaaccaaatctGTATCTAGACATTGACAAAATTGTCTCTGGTGGAGGACCGCTGATACAACTATACCAAAGATAGGAAATTTGTAGGGCTTTATTCTATACAATCCATAAGATAGAGCTTAGaaaccctctatttttttttccctttggagtcTATCACTATCCTttcagtgatggagatgcaaggattactcaaagcccaaatatttgaaagctatgagaggcccagagggactacaccaagctaactcctgcaagaaaggagaaagctggTGCAGCCCTGAGCTCGGTCATGTCTCATCTTCTGTGGTAGTATCCAGACCTTGGCCATGTAACAAGCTGAATATAGTattaaaagaagtacagaaaggagtgtgtgaacaggacagaaaatgatctcagtgttTCCTACTAATGAATCAGGACAtctttgctgtttccagcatgtgctgttttcagcacataatgttcccattctgtgcacttaaggcttttgccctttgtgcattCCCTATTCTAAACAGGCCCCTGTGTTCCCAAAGGAGCCCCTTCTTGGTTCCTATGCaactggttgttttgtttttcttatggtctCTCAAGGATTCTCCATCTCAGCACTATTGTtttaggccagataattctttgttgtgtgggacTATCCATAGATTGCAGGGTGTTTAGcaacttctacccactagatgccagtagttccTCACCCCCCGCCCAAAGTTGTAGCAACCATTACTGTCTTCAGATATTGTCAAAGGTCTCCTGGGTAGCAAAGTACCCCTGGTTAAGAACCGTTCTTCTGTCTCTACTTACCTTTCTCCATACACTGGCTcttcttttcagccttttcttatAGAAGAAATGCACACTTTTCTTACTCACAGACACTGAgtgatagtttttgttgttgttgttatttagacATGATTGAGTAGGTTACttatgaatattagaaattatgagATTAAGCACCTGGTATATGTCATTCAAATGTGTTAACCATTGCTATTAATTTTATCAGGAGATATTGAGCCTatatataaaacctttaaaagcagactttaaaccTCAAATACCTATGCCTAGAGtgtttaactcttttttcctcttaatttctgaCTTATTTGTGTTCACAACTAAGGCAAGCAAGCTGTGGGAAAAGACAgttgcattcatttttctctttattttgccagaaatgttaagtcttaactaattccaacgtttccatgaaaactgaattttggaatttattttgcatcATTGTGGCGATATTGTTTGCAATTGTGAGATGTATGTTGCTTCTAAGTAAGGCATAAGAGatggaattataaacaaaattagagtTTTACTAAAATGGGTTCCTATGGCAAGAGtgtcatctgatttttttatattttccccagtagatgatatatttctctttcacactcaatttttcctctggtgtgtgtgtatatgtggttttgaccttttcaagacaaattgaatcaaaaattaaaaacaaaatatgatgaaaagaaaagcaaagaataaaaagaaacctgcCAGTCACATTACAAAATTACTAAACATGCAGAAAGtatttctgatctttaaaaagggtttctttgttcaatttattacaCAAGGGTGCAATTTTCCCTAGATTAGATTATAAGGTGTTAATACAAAGTTGGGGTACACGATTTTACTTataatatcacaaaattttagaggtgaaggagaccccaaatttttttaatctaaccatCCCATTTTATGAGTGGAGAAATTGAGACCTAGAGAAGACAAGTGACCTCCCTGGAATTTCTAATCAGTGGTTAGTGACAGAATTCACGTAAGGATATGATTCCCAGACAGTCAGACACGTGTTCTCTTGGTTACATCTATCAGATAATATAGAACTGTagaatcttctagaagatttagcacttattttctaatgaactaaaaaataattcaggaatgaCAGTGGAGATATGTTTAGGGATTACTGTGGCACCAACCAttgggggtgctggggagagaatattttgactggaataagCTTAATGAAAGCGATGTATGCTGCAATTCAGCGCAACTATTATAAAGCAAGGAAAGCACCATCACTGCCTTCTACCAAGTCTTTAAGACAGATCGACATGGCagaatattaaagaaacaagattttaCCAATACATAGCATTCAATTTTTCCCCACAAAGTATCtcatgctctcattttaaaaacattttttttattaaagaacatacACAATATTGAAAGCTTAGAGTTATTTAAGAATCAGTTATGTCTTCAAACTGCCAGTATGTTTCCAATAACTTTCTTATGTATCTTGAATACTGTGTATGTTCAAAATGCCTTAAATCTTCCCGTAGCTGGTACAACTTTTCAATGTAAACATAATTCTTCTTGggttttcctcaagattttcctggtcttttttctgtgtcccctttttttgtttatggaaGTTGTATCGCTTGGCCATCGCTACAAGATCTTCTGGGACACTCTGATTTGctcttttcagaatttgaatCAATTCATTGGCAATCTTTGAATTATCTTGAGTGATAAGGGAAATTGACGTTCCAGTCTTTCCTGCTCGTCCAGTACGTCCTACTCTGTGGATATATTCTTCAATGTTTTGTgggaaatcataattatatacgtGTGTGATATCGTTAACATCAAGTCCTCGGGATACTAAATCAGTTGTAATCAATATCTtcacttttccacttttaaagtcTTCTAATGCTTCCTCTCGATCACATAGCTCTCTGTCACCATGTAGTGATTGCACAGGGAGgccttggataccaaaatcacTTGATAAGTCATCAACAACAAGTTTTCGGTTGACAAACactatgactttgtcttttggtgaCATATTCTCTAGGAATTCTTGGATAAGAGCtcgtttttctgcttctgtggtaaCGATTATATTTTGCTTCACTGTGTTTACAGCAACTAGATCCAGAGTGCCAACATAAACAATCATAGGCTCTTTCAAATAAGACTGTGCAAGTCTACGGACAGAATCTGGCCAAGTTGCACTTGTCATAACAGTCTGCCGATCTGGGCGcacatctaacaaaattttcttaatctggTGCTCAAGCCCCAGATGTAGCATTTTATCTGCCTCATCTAAGACCAAGTAGGTTATGCTTCGTAGGTCAACAAACTTATTCATTTGCAGGTCATTCAGTCTTCCAGGAGTTGCAATAATGATATCTACACTTTTGGTAATGCCTTGAATTTGTCCTTCTCTATTTCTACCACCATGTATACAAATACTTTTCAgacctttatatgaatatttagaacATTCAGCTTCCACCTGAAGAGCTAATTCTCTGGTGGGAGTGAGGACTAGCATGCCAGGTCCATTCCTTTGTTCTCTAGATATCGGTTGACCATCAAGATGAATAAACCCAGGCATTAAGTAGGACAATGTTTTGCCTGTGCCAGTTTGGGCAACTCCTATAAGATCTACTCCTTTTAAGGCAATGGGCCATGCCTGTGCCTGAATTGGTGTTGGTTTTTGAAAACCCGCCCTTGTTATGCTTTTCATAAGTTCTGTGTACGGACGGAAAGCGTCCTCAAATTCACAAGCTGGATTAGGGATGGGACGCTTCTCACCATCTTTCAAGTCATCACACATTacgttgtaattttctttcctccacttgtCTACCTGTTCTTTAGACATGGAGCTTGTAGCTTTGGATTCTGTGTAAAAGTCTTTCTTAATTGGTGGTAAATctgcccactttcttttttcccacgcCACGGCTTCTGCCTTAATACGATCCAAATCCATCAATGGCGGAGCTTCTCTGACAACGTTAACTGTGCTTACGTCTCTCCCAACAGGAGGTTGGGACGCAGCATTATCCACATCCGATTCTGAACGGtacctttcttgtcttttaataagagtatctatagctgccttggcctttgctttcatatctttgctgccaaaaattttcactactgcttcgcagtcccccttttttatctgtattttagtgTTTGTCGAACGctgtaggtcttttatttttgacccaCCACGACCAATGACTGAGCCAACCAGGTGGTTCTCCAGTCTAAAGCAGAGTGGTGGTTCATGGGAGCCTGCGGCTCTAGGACCCAAACCGCCTGAGGGGCCATTCCaactgctgcctctgccacctctgtcATCGCAGCTGGCCCCAGGAGCTCCTGGACTACGCTCTGCCCTCTTCCAGTCCGGGACCGGGACATTGTAGGGTAGAGGTAGTGTCGGTGCCAGCTTCTGGCCTACATACGGTCAGGAGATGCGAGAAGGTCTGGTCTGCCgcctcccactctgcaggcttTGAAGCGGCTGTTACCTAAGCAACCAGTGTttgaggctgcagaggggaggggcgTTGAATGCCTGACCAATCACGGGGCCGGGACTAGTGTGATGTAAGCAGGTGGCTGTGATGTACATTTAAAGAGGCACTCCCTCTCAGGGGCTGACCCTGCCAGCAATTACAGGACCCTGAGAGAGCGCCTTCCTAACTTTTGTGACCTGAGTGTCCAGCTCGCTCTCACTCTCGTCATGATAGTTCTGGCTCAGCTTGGGGGCAACCTTGAAGCAGGCCTTAAATTTGTACACATTGAACTTTTTATAGGCCCATTAtttccataggagaaaaaaatagagttctaaaaaattaacttatttgtttgtatacttgtgtgtttatgtgtttatttgttttggtaaatttcttttGGAGTATCAACAATACTTGGTCTAGAGGAATTCATCACTCCCCTGCCCTCtagtgtaaattaaattataccatCAATGGTCTCTCAGGTACATACTCAGGGATGGCATTTTGCCTCTGATTTTTCAGCTAAACCCCAGCACTTGTCCAGGCAGTTTCCAGATATTATCACAGGGATGatggttagaagagaggcagAGTGCGGCCTGAGGGACCTTTGGGGGTGTTTTCAGCGGTTTGTCATTCTTCTCGGtgcctcttaattttttccctttccctgtggTTTCATATATTCTGAGATCTTAGCACTAGAAGGTTCTGTAGAAGTCATTTATCAGGTATAATGCAGAAGACAACCTGGCAGCAATCTGGACAGCTGGGCATCCAGCTTCTATTTGAACAATCCCAGAGGCAGGAAGCTCACTTCATTTCAAGGATGTTCATTCTTTTGTGAGGCTGTTTAATGGTCACAGAGATGATGTGCTTCCACTTGCTTCCTTAGatccttcttctgacttctgaagTTACACAGAATAGATTTCATTCTCCTTGTATCCCTGTGTATGTAAGGACCACTGTCAAATCCCGTTAGGATGTTTGTTCATCAGGGTAACATTTGAgtttcttcaacatttcttgCTATGACATAGTTTCCCAGATCCACATcatcctgttccctctgctttggaAATGTCTCAATGAGGACCTTTTCTTATGCAGCAcatagatcttaaaaaaaaaaaaaaaaaaaagatctgcagAAATGGCCTTACCATAAAAGTACTTTTAGGGCCTCTTCACCGAGCATGGCAGTTCTACTAATTTGACCTAAGATCTCCTGAGACACAAAGCTGTTCGTAGTAACATAATGGGCACTTAAGTCCGTTCTTCTTCATCCTGaacttactctgttgattttttgtttttaatttgtttaactaaaagtaaactctatgtttatccttttatattcatCCCATTAAGTTTGGTCAATTGACGTAGcctatttagtttaattttagtgattattttctcatccatCATATTATCCCTAGTTTCAAATCTTCTGCCAATTTAATGttcatggcttctttctctcttcagacaAAGATGCTGATTAAAATTTGAACATGGTCCAGTATAAGATAAGAGTCTGTAACACGTTGGGAAAAACTTTCTCTATGTCAgcacttttctggaaagaaactttttgaagaaagaaaaaagggttctgtccaaatatgtttggaaaatgcAGCACCATACATTCCCTCTGATAAAGTTACCATGCTTAATAGATAGTCCCAAAGCTCTGATAATTACAAGCATTgagataattaatttctttttttttttttttttttttttttttaaattttattttgtcgatatacattgtagctgattattgcttcccatcaccaaaacctccctcctttctccctccccccctcccccccgacaatgtcctttctgtttgcttgttgtatcaacttcaaataaatgtggttgttatatcttcttcccccccccggtttgtgtgtgtgtgtgtatgtgtgtgtgtgaatttatatattaatttttagctccctccaataagtgagaacatgtggtatttctctttctgtgcctgacttgtttcacttaatataattctctcaaggtccatccatgttgttgcaaatggcagtatttcattcgtttttatagctgagtagtattccattgtgtagatgtaccacattttccgcatccactcatctgatgatgggcatttgggctggttccaactcttggctattgtaaagagtgctgcgatgaacattggggaacaggtataccttcgacttgatgatttccattcctctgggtatattcccaacagtgggatggctgggtcgtatggtagatctatttgcaattgtttaaggaacctccataccattttccatagaggctgcaccattttgcagtcccaccaacaatgtatgagagttcctttttctccgcagcctcgccagcatttatcgttcacagtcttttggattttagccatcctaactggggttagatggtatctcaatgtggttttgatttgcatttcccggatgctgagtgatgttgagcattttttcatatgtctgttggccatttggatatcttccttagagaaatgcctacttagctcttttgcccattttttaattgggttgcttgttttcttcttgtaaagttgtttgagttccttatatattctggatattaatcctttgtcagatgtatattttgcaaatattttctcccactctgttggttgtcttttaactcttttaattgtttcttttgctgtgcagaagctttttagtttgatataatcccatttgtttatttttcctttggttgcccgtgcttttggggtcgtattcatgaagtctgtgcccagtcctatttcctgaagtgtttctcctatgttttctttaagaagttttattgtctcagggtgtatatttaaatccttaatccattttgagttgattttagtatacggtgagaggtatggatctagtttcattctcctgcatatcgatatccagttatcccagcaccacttgctgaagaggcagtcccttcgccactgaataggcttggtgcctttgtcaaagatcagatggcagtaagtgtgtgggttgatttctggattctctattctattccattggtcagtgtgtctgtttttatgccagtaccatactgttttggttattatagctttgtagtatagcttaaagtcaggtagtgttatgcctccaactttattttttttgctgagcattgctttggctattcgtggtcttttattgttccatataaatgtctgaatagttttttccatttctgagaaaaatgtctttggaattttgatggggattgcattgaatttgtatatcactttgggtagtatggacattttcactatgttgattcttccaatccaagagcatggaatatctttccatcttcttgtatcctctctaatttctctcagcagtggtttgtagttctcattatagagatttttcacatccttggttaactcaattcctaagtattttatttttttggtggctattgtaaatgggcaggctttcttgatttctccttctgcatgttcactattggagaaaagaaatgctactgatttttgtgtgttgattttgtatcctgctactgtgctgaaatcatttatcaattccaacagtttttttgtagaggttttaggctgtccga is a window of Cynocephalus volans isolate mCynVol1 chromosome X, mCynVol1.pri, whole genome shotgun sequence DNA encoding:
- the LOC134368686 gene encoding probable ATP-dependent RNA helicase DDX53 is translated as MKAKAKAAIDTLIKRQERYRSESDVDNAASQPPVGRDVSTVNVVREAPPLMDLDRIKAEAVAWEKRKWADLPPIKKDFYTESKATSSMSKEQVDKWRKENYNVMCDDLKDGEKRPIPNPACEFEDAFRPYTELMKSITRAGFQKPTPIQAQAWPIALKGVDLIGVAQTGTGKTLSYLMPGFIHLDGQPISREQRNGPGMLVLTPTRELALQVEAECSKYSYKGLKSICIHGGRNREGQIQGITKSVDIIIATPGRLNDLQMNKFVDLRSITYLVLDEADKMLHLGLEHQIKKILLDVRPDRQTVMTSATWPDSVRRLAQSYLKEPMIVYVGTLDLVAVNTVKQNIIVTTEAEKRALIQEFLENMSPKDKVIVFVNRKLVVDDLSSDFGIQGLPVQSLHGDRELCDREEALEDFKSGKVKILITTDLVSRGLDVNDITHVYNYDFPQNIEEYIHRVGRTGRAGKTGTSISLITQDNSKIANELIQILKRANQSVPEDLVAMAKRYNFHKQKKGTQ